The DNA sequence TCAGAGGATTTCTATAAATCTGTTGAGGGTCAGccagactgatttttttttttctactgcaAAGAAGGGAGGACTGAATTAGAAGTGATAGTGATGACGCGCTGCTTCCcaactgtatgtatgtgtgtgtgtgtgtgtttttgagagaGAGTCTACAAGAATGGTGAAGTGTAAATCAGAGTGTACAAGAAGAATTCACAGCATTGCACTCTAATCAGAACTCTGCTTAGTAAGATTTACAGTAACACATGGGTGTCTGCGGAGTAAATGGAatagctcacacacacacacacacaaatgttggttttgcattctttgtgtggacattcacagacataatgcattccctagccccttaccctgaccttaaccatcacaactaaatgcccaaaccctaatcctaaaaccaggtcttaaccctcaaaaagtcCGTTAAAgatgtgtggaccagccaaaatgtcacaTAGCCTACGAAAGACACGTACACACGTAAAACCACATAAATGCTGGGTGTGTGCGCGCACtttctcactttttttatacTGAGAAGCTCaagactccgccccctccttttcttgtatttgtgcaCACTAGTGATGAATGCCAGGTGGTTTTAAGCCATCAGCACaatgaaattgaaatgttgCTCTTCTTGTTGTTACCCGTCACGAAAAACAGGATATTGCTGCTGCATTGTCATTCGTTGTATTTCACTGTATGTAAACGTCAAACTAAAACATATTGACGTCTGCCTGAATTGTGGGAGTCAAGCAGAATGGCCTTCCCATTTTTAGGattttaaaagtatttaaaccgattgcttatttcttttaaaaggaCTTATTCTCTCTTTGTactgaaagagggaaaaaaaagcattcttTATAGAATTAGTTTCCTTTTAGAGCTCAAGGGAATGTCTtcaatacaaaaatataaagcagaaaaacacataatTCAGATCTGAGAAGATGGAACTAAGGAATgtttaacttaaaaaataattatcaaaAGATTTAGCAGGTATTTCTCACAGTTGACTAACTGATGGacaatcaatattatttatgtGTCCTTATGGTAGGGATATTTTACAGCAGATAAATCtcacttttgtgttttacattttgtctGAAGGGAGACACACTCTCTGCTGAACTAAACAGATTTACTGGATACAGAGGCACTCCTTTGAAAACCACAGACGACTGGAAGTctgccacacacatgcacgcacacatgcacatgcacacacacagacacacagctttaCATTTTAACGGTGATCAGCACCTGCATTTTAAGCTCCTCAGGGTGTGTCAATTCTCCCGTTCAATTCTCCTAGTGCTTTACTGTGTTTCttcctgtctctctttgtctctgtctttcaccCTTGTGGTGCATTTCAGTGCAAAGTCAAGCTTTGTGTGCACAGCTGAACGGTAGTGAATTGACTTCATCTGTCTAAAAGTTTGTTGAGTGCAATTCAATTTCCTCTCTGTCTTGTTTTGATGCATATACAGTGTCTCAATTAACCTGAATGGACTTCTCAGATTTCAGAGGTGCTATAGCAGTAGGATTTATTGATTGTGTGAGAGGTTTCTGACATGACACTGGCTGTGTCATCAGTTTTGTTTGAATTGTGAGTTTTTCATGAATATAGAATAGATAGACAAAGGGAGGGAAAGTGCCAGAGTCAGCTGATAAGATATGGTCTTTATCAGTCCTCCTATACAGCTTCACAAAAAGTATGCAAATTGGAAAGCCTTTTGAAACACAATCTCAGGAAATTTTAAGAAGCCATATGAATTTTGTGGTAAAACACAGTCGGCGCAAGTATTTGCAATGAAGCCCTTCCATTCAACACAGGCATGAAAATGCAAAATAGAGAAAAATTGAGGGCTTAACCTAACACAAAAACGTCGAATTTAGAGACAcgaaaaaattaaatatgacaGAATTCGATACCAACAAGGATAAGTGGCTATTTTACACAGCATTCACAGATGGAAGGACAGATGGAGCTGCAGGGACGACCTGCTGCTGCCTAATAAAGACGGGCGGAACTGTAAgggcacagagctgcagagcgATTGGGAAGGTGAAACTGCAGACTGTCACTTACACTAGAGCAcatgagaggaagaagaagactacgattatttttgctgtaatatgaaaaaaatatggTTGTGTGTCTGCGTTCCCACTGCTGGCAGTGATTCAGCAGTCTGGTAGAAGACTGTGCGACATTGAGAAGCTATTTTTGCTCACATGGGAGAATCTGCGTCAGGGATCGGGCTTGAGTGGTGCATACGTCATCATTATGCACTACTGTATATCATAGATACTCAGTTCTTCAGAACATTAATGGAGCCGCTTCATGCTGTGGCACATCGACTGTAATGTCTACGATAAAAGGATAATTCTGCTGTATTTCagcttgtgtttcattttaatattctaCAATTTTACTGTCAAAAATAAGTAatactaaaataataacaaataacacCTATAACATGTAAACCTTTATTTggtaattaaaatattgatatttgccctggtgtatcaaTTAACATATTGCACTAGTCATCGTTGAGGAGAGACACTGACAGAATAATCTGCAAATGTAATAATATGGCCATAATGGCTTTGACATTCATTTGTGTATATAAAACTAACAAATGAGGGCAAAGAGAAGaggtgtgacagacagacactgtgaCTGTGGCAGGGGTCCAAGAAACACTACGACTTTATAACAGTTAGAAAATGTTAACCTTACTGAAAACAGTGAAGGAACATCTAGGCGTTTAGGGAGCCTGCTGTCACAttcaaagaaagaaactgaactGACTAGAAACAGGtctggcagagacagagaccagaaCACACCTTCATCTGAATTCCCACATGTAGATGTGATCACTCAAGTGTTACCATCAGTCACTGTCTTCTGTTGGTGTTGTTATTGAGTGCTTAAGCCCAGTGGACTCAGTTAACCGACCGCTAATTCCAAAGAGCAAATGTAAATATCTGAATTCCCAGTTACTTGAATACCTTGATAATAGATTTAGTGCAACCTTGTAATAATTGTACCTCAGAATGATTGATCATTTGCATTGCCCCTTTTCTAGAACTGATTCGTCCCAGgagattttgaaaatgaatcaaaagtTATAGACTCCTAAATTAAGTCTTGCCAGTTTGTCTCAAGAAAGATCCTGAACCAAATATACTCTCACTCGGTtagatgatttattttaaatcaatgaaGCCAATTGTTTAAATGATCGCTGTGATTAATGTTGttcacagtgcacacacaagCTATTTTACAGTGGATATAAAAGGCAGGGAAATTAGCTTTCCAGAATCCTATGGCTCAGCCAGGAGGTGCCTGGCCTTGTGCCTGCGGAGGAATTGGAATCTGTTTGGTTGTGCACTGGTGGCCAAAAAATGATTGATGGTGTTTTGGTCCCCGAGGATGTCCTGGACCTCCATCTCTGCTGTCCCCAGTCTGACCTTTTACATTTGACAGGGTCCTCTATCTAAAAGAGTATGTTTGAGGAAGAAAGTAAGAgtaagtaatgcagggttcacagccTGTTGAGCTAAGAGCAggtaacgagatgcattcaaagtcCCTGGTAAATTTCATCATTTGCAGGATCTACAGCAAACTCAAATGTCCCGGGGGCCACTGAGTGgatagtttggtcagtagggaGCTGGTCAGgtgaaaaaagtccaactttttcagaaaatacaaatatttttgatgtttaacataatttcaaaataaaactaaaaagtgtttgttttgatatgtagtgataaatagttcacaatataaatgtatctATGAagtaaaacatacagaaataactcattacaacttgatattaagtggtggccACATGAAACTGATTGggggggctgcatgtggcccacagTCCGCGAGCTTCAGACCTCTGCAATCATGgataaaacatgtttgcattGTTGGACTATCAAATCGTATTTCCTTTTTAATACAGATATTGAATGCAGGGCATAGTTTcttagtattatttatttgaagaaTATCTGTGTTAtaaacagacatttttactaaaaaaaaggaCGACAAGAAACTTATGGCTTGTGGCTGTACATTTTCACAATTTAGGTTAAtcaccaaaatgttttttttatcggTAACGACAGAGATAAGATCAGTCAAGATgaactgctttttttcccccaaaagcATCAAATTCTCACAATTGATCAACACATTGTCTTAGTTCAAACTGTAgtatgtcacatgtcacactgACAGGCACCAGTCCAGTTATAATCCTGTTGGTTACATGTCTGTTTGACAGAGTGAAATGCATCTTACTAAAGAAGATTACCCTAAACGTAAAGTTGTGAAAGCAGCACTGGATTCACAGGTCTGagtcgtcagcagcagcagaatgagcACAAACTGGTGGAGCGATCAGGTTCATTAGCATTGTGCCACCTCAGCACTGACAGGCTTAGAGCGATGTTTACTGCCACCCTCATTAGACACTCAGTCTCTGCAGCAAACCCTCAAACCTCAAACCTGATCTCCACCCCTAAACATCTCTGTGGCAGGATACAAGTcgcacacacatatgcatgtgCGAGAGGGAGCTGTGGTTTGTGTTGATCTTTTTTACCCATATTAATTTTGCTGTCTTTCATGTGGAGTAGGTGAGTAGTAGTCGAGGTGGATGTTTGTTAATTTACTGCCCTGTGAATATGATCCATGTTTctgcctcctctcccctctcagGTGTCATTCTGCTTTGCTATAGTTGTAAAAATGCAGTAGCCATGAGAGACATGTGAGCTCACATTACTGAACCAAAAATcacattacatatttatttgcatGCTGACATAACAATCTGACTGTATTTTAATGGTTTGTGTAAGGTTTAACctaaagctggggacacactacacaactttcacagtaGTTACCGATTTTGAAAAGACTCGGAGTACACACAACCTGACTGGTTTCTGCAGAAGACACTATTTGTCAGACCAACCGAAGCCAACTGAACTCTTGTGAGGTCATCTATAAGAGCAACAGTTTTGATATTGCTATTCCTGGTACTTTCTGTCGTCCCACCtactctttttcattggctgttggcaacATGTGTTTGTAGTTGGGTCGGTAATCAGTTCACACTAACCGACTGTGTCCAGAGTCAGAGTTCAAACACAGATATCTGTGTCCACGAGCCATGCCGACTGTCCCCAACTAGTGctgactggagcagactcttcCGAGCTTAAGAGTAATTTTTTCCGAAGGAGGTGAAACTATATCAAATATTTTACATGAAAAAGcaaaatgtcacagaaaatgTAATCCTGTTAggcttctttttattttgctctcaGTCATTTATCATCCTGTGACTCCATGAATATCCTATCCTAAGGGATTTCATGATCCAAACTGATGACTACTGATCTAAGTCTCTTTCCTACAGTGCGGTTTCCTTAACCACACTGGGTCTGACGCTGAGGAAAGATGAAGGGAAGCCTCTCAATTGGAAAGGACTAAATGTGCTAAAGTGGTTTTTCCTGACTGGTGCAAGGTCCAAATAAAGGTCTGTCACCACCTACGTGCAGACATGATACATGAGGGgtgtgttcattttcatgcagtgtTGCTTGAAGATTATCGGGCTcataaaagctttttttaagcactgattaaaaaaaataaaagggatACACAAAGACTCTGAAGGGTCAATAAAGGTCTAATAGCTTGTGGTCCTTGCACTTTGAAAAATGctgcatgtttaaatatgtttcactgtaaaatacatGATAAAATTGCATATAGAGCTCCTAAATAAAGGTCTAATAGCTTGTGGTCCTTGCACTTTGAAAAATGctgcatgtttaaatatgtttcactgtaaaatacatGATAAAATTGCATATAGAGCTCCTAAATTAAGATagcatatttttaaaaatacccCCACTATAACCAAAAAACGGCAAACACCATCTGAAAGTCatagatacagtatgtgaggcAGAATTCACATTTAGTAGAGAGAGGGATGGACATACTACATAAGACAGAAAACTCATAATGCGAATGAACAGCTTTGAGAGAGAGTGATTATCTGCAGAAAGAGGTGGAAACCATCAGGCTGCGCTTTGAATATCGGTGTCATATATCACCTCAAGGCCCTGCACTTCACCGCAGACCTCTGCTAATGTATTCTGGGGAGGAATGTTCCATGACTGTGGccatgtttttctcttcttcttgtcctcctccttcttctacGTTTCTCAACCTCACACATCACAGTAAAAGACAGCAGTTGGCTGTTATATATGATTTATCATTGCTTTAATTGTGCCAGGTCACTTTTCTAGtcccatttgtgtttttaaagaagatTCTCTCTGCATTTCTTTTCCAATGTATCATACCTTCAACTGTATCAAATGTATGTCACACAGGAGCCTCTCTATGTGTTATGTTTGGACACATTTCCTTGTTCAAACATTCTCTTACAGTTTGCTAATCTAAACTGTCATCCCCCCTTTGTTTAGTAGCTTTTCCTGTGGAGTGCCTAAAGTCAtggaaagtgttttttgttttaccttgtGTGCATGAGATATgatcatgtgcacacacaacataaaaaaatagcGGCAGGGAGGGAGCTTGTTTCTCAAAACTATGGAGCCCGGAAAGGGTCATGGTACTTTTGTGTTTCCTTGCAATAGTTTTCCCTCCCTGGCGCTACCCAGATCTACCCAGCTTTCCGTAACTCAGATGGTCCCGTCTGTCCATGCATGGCACTTCCAGGGAGAGCCAGGGAGCACCGGCGAGCACTGGGGAGGAAACACAAAAGTTATTCCAGAATACTCTGGGTAGTTATGGCAGGGAACAAGTGCCATGCAAGGCATGAGGAGAGCCAGGGAGATCTGGGAAGCACTGGGGAGGGAAAACTTTTATGAGGGAATGCAAAAGTGATTGCAAGGGATAAAATATTTCCCATGGTCCTACCATGCTCCGCACAAAGAAAATGGGTGTCCTTTGTAGCCTCCTACCACATAGATACAAGATTCTTCATTAGTACAGAGTGTAATTTCAGAAAACAGGGACTCAGTGGGAATACGTGTGTATACAAGCCAAGGCCAAGGTGTTGCCTGCCGGCTTCTGTTATAATTCTTATTATGGTGATCTGTTTGGGTTTATAATTATATCACTAGCACTATTATATTATAGTGTTTGCACTTGACTCGGCAGCCAATGTTCCctgcttcaaaataaatatCCCTTGCCTCTTATActgcaaaatacaaaacattaataaatataAGCAGAATTTTGAAAAAGACTCAatattcaactttatttttattccatttttttatttctcctcagGCCCACTTGCGCTCTGTGGATGTAAAGATCTTGCAGCAGTTGCTGGCGGTGCATGAAGGTATAGAGGCGGTGAAGTGGCTGCTGGAGGAGCGCAGCACCCTGACCAGCCGCTGCAGCAGCCTCACCAGCAGCCAGTACAGCCTGGGTGAGGGCCCCGACACTTCCTGGAGAGGCTCCTGGAGCAGCCTGCAGGACCCCAATGACAAGCTGGACAATATCTCCATCGGCAGCTACCTGGACACCCTGGCAGACGACATGGATGAGTACTGCCCTTCCAGCTCAGAGTCGGTCATCTGCACCACAACACCACTGGTTTCAGAGGCTGTTGTTGGGGGCTGGACAGGAGGAGGCCCTGTGGCCCCTGTCACAGCAGCTGGAATAGGTGTGAGGTCTGATCCTGGGGCTGGGATTCGAGCTGGggcaaatgaaaacagagctATTGCTGGAAATGGGATAGAGGTGAAAGGCAGACCAGGGGCTGGTATGATCCCTGGGATTGCTGGGAATGTAAGTGGAAAACCAGTTGTTCCTATCAACAAATCTGAGGGCCCCAAGCTCGATGCTACTGTTTGGACGAAGGCTGCAGAGACAGGCAAGGAAAGCCCTGTTTCTAAGGACAATACTCAGGCACAATCAATCAAAGTAAATGGCGTTGTGGAAAAGCCAGGAGCACAAACAGGTAGCCCGACCCACATCAGCCTCTCTGAGAAACTGGGAACCAGCCAAAGCCCCAAACTCAAACCCTATAAAAATGGAAAGATTGAATTGGATACTTGCAAAATGAATGGCAAACTACATATGGAGTATGATGCTCATTGGCGATGGGTGCAGTCCCAAGAAGATGTGACGTTTTTGTAACAAGGATAATAAGTGAGGGAAGTAAATTCAGTTGATCACTTAGAGGAAGAGTGAACTGCTGTTGTAAAAGGCAGATACTGAAGCTTCCTGTGGTGAAAGACACTGGGTTTGAAAGACAAAgacttatgtctttttttaatattatctcTCCTGTGACTGCACTAACCTTCTATCAAACATTGATGTCAGTATTGAGATGAATGCACATTACAGGATTTTACCATCGTCGGCCAAACATGGCTGCCTCACACAAACTTAGAGGAAAAGTTTAAAAATCCTGTGTCATAGTTTTTCTCAGGGTCTTTCTTGGCATTCCctgattttaatttattttttattttattttatttccctttgAAATGAAGCACAGCAAAATAATCTTCAGAGAAAGAGTTAACATTGCAATGTGGTATGCTGTACAAACCATTAACAATTACTTTCTCTTATTTGCTGAGAAAAATAAGTTCCACACAAATAAGATTTCCACAAAAAAGATTGCTAATTATTTTATAAAGTTGCAGTTGCTTTATAATGTTGTTCTCTGACCCATacaaaggaaacaaaaggaaacattaCAGCTTTTTTTCTTGGGATCCTTTGAGGCGCCCTGAAATAATAGCACTATGAGATCTCTTGGACGACAGTAATAGAATAAAACCTTTCATGACAGTTTATATAAACCCTTATTCAACACGTCCAGGGGTACGAGACAGTATTACTTAATAATGTATTAACAAAAACTTGGtagacaaagtgtgtgtgtttctttcccCTTAACTGTAGACAAAGAATGACGACGGGGGACATAAATAAACGTTTCCCTTACTAAGAAACAACGTACCCACTGTTAGCATCTGTGATTTTGACAGCTACTCTTGTGCATCAGGTAATAGTTGTGGCTCAATATTATATTCTGTTACAGTTATGATGATCTGTGTTCGTTTTTAAAGCAGATGTTGTGCCTGATTGGTGAAATACTTTACATATGTTGCCTGTACTTTATCTCCTAAGATGAGCGCACTGTTGttatgataatatatatatattttttttaaattatatctGGCTGCTAAATGTTTGGGCAGACGGCTGGACCAGCAGTTGTGCTCGTGAGTGTCGAGTGGTCAATGTGTCATGTTGTCTGGGTGGATTATTGCATGCCCTGTGCTGAAAGCTTTATTGGCTGAATTGTGAGAAAATGTGTAGAAGAACCAACACGAGCAGAAAAGAACAGCCTTTCGTTTGACGTATGTTGATAGCAGCCGCTTCCCAGAGCATGAATATGAGTATTACTCAGGAATttggaaagacagaaagaaagagagaatatttatgtgtgagagacagacagacagatgttgaCTGCCTGAGCACAGCTGGCCTGTCAGgtataaaaagataaataaaaatagacgaGTCCCAAAGGTTTTCAAGCATTTCCATCTCATTCATCACAGTGTTACTACACCTGCTACCAGACTGCAGTTATTCATGTTAACGCTGCAAGGTTAGTGCGACATGTATAATAAACAGAGGACGTATGACATAATcagtatttaaatgttaaaggctttgttttgttttttaatcttacaTGCTTGTTTAAAAAGCTGACGCCTAAAGTGAATTTCTTTTGCATGGTGTCATTGTGCATGTCTGTATCCAACTTTAAATTTTACTGCTGGGAATCTTTTTCAGTACTGGTGCCAATACAATACAGAAGGCAATGAGTTTTAATACTGATGCAAAAATAATATTCCTAGTCCCTTTGAAGGCTAAAAAGCATGAACTTGCATTTTTAGACATCGAGTCCAAAATCTCAGACAGTGTTAAACAAAAGAAGATGTTTAACCATTTCTTGCCACCAGCTACtgatttttctgtgtgaaaTTCCTGGCAAATTGTTCCCAACTGTACTGTAGTTAACATTGGATTCATGAGTGGGTTGAAAATTCCATCTCCAGCTGACTTTTTATCGTTTCCCTTTGACGTCTTTTAAAAGTGGAATCTTGCAAACGGGTTCTGAAATTGATTGCCGTAAAAGTCGTtagatatgactttttttttccacataacATGACAGCTTATTAagtttttattatgatttcttttttccaaacattatgttttcatgtttaacattaaaaaggaGCAGGACTAAGCAGGGTGTTTGGTAAATGCACATGGAGACACTGAGGGTGAATTTTCCAAATATAGAGAAAAGAGCAGGACAGAGCTGCAATATTCAGGACtgatacatacatttttatatgtTTAATGAGAAATACACTGCATGATGAATGTAGAACGTCACAAAGACAGCTGTAATGTAACCTGTAACCCCACTGACTTGGGTTTTATCTGGTTTGAAAGTAGCCACAACTGCTCCTGGTTGTAAAGTTAGGTAGACGTGTCAATGATTAAGTTACCATGAAGGAAGGGACTAAACGCATGCTTTACTTCAGCACTACAAAGACTTGTGCACATTGCTTCATCATCACATGGAAGGaattaatcaataaaagtgTGGCACTACTGTTAACTGCCTGCTTTCATTACTATATTATGCAAATAGTTTACAATTTGTAAACTTGGACATCAGCTTTAATCAGTGACAGAGTATGTGTCTCTGAAGACAGTTACAGATTATTATGTTTAACTTTATACATCTCCATTTGTTTTAGCCACTAaagtgtttcctcttcctcctgcttctcTTTTCATCCTGACTGACTTTTTCATCA is a window from the Solea solea chromosome 9, fSolSol10.1, whole genome shotgun sequence genome containing:
- the lurap1 gene encoding leucine rich adaptor protein 1, which encodes MDEGAACETIPDLKDIEMKIGRKTPEGLLRCLREEASSLRGDAKLASAHDTSKVTGKRSLDEKIRKLRMEMAHLRSVDVKILQQLLAVHEGIEAVKWLLEERSTLTSRCSSLTSSQYSLGEGPDTSWRGSWSSLQDPNDKLDNISIGSYLDTLADDMDEYCPSSSESVICTTTPLVSEAVVGGWTGGGPVAPVTAAGIVVPINKSEGPKLDATVWTKAAETGKESPVSKDNTQAQSIKVNGVVEKPGAQTGSPTHISLSEKLGTSQSPKLKPYKNGKIELDTCKMNGKLHMEYDAHWRWVQSQEDVTFL